The window GATGGAAGAACTCagaaaaattgcaatgatatatgTGTTCTAAGTTATTGTTACCAAGTTTCTCTTATCCTTTGAGAAAGAAGCATGCTGCCATTCTGTCACCGCGGTGTCTGGAGGACACAAAGGACTGTGGCATTGTGACCTGAACGTTACTTCACGAACCCTGCCACCGTACTCTTCTGAGGCACACCACTTGCTCAGCTGAAGTAAAATCCAAATATTTATCTATTAAATTACCTTGGTCATTGCTGTCCGCAGTCAAATGAGTAGCAGGTTGAAGAAATTAACATTAACAAATGCTAGAACATGTAAATAGTGCAACTGACAAATAGGCACCTTCAAGTCTGTATCTTTTCTTGCATCTCGGTATTGCTGGAAAAACATTGAATTGTCACCCAATATTGTACTGAAAAACTTCTCCGTTGTACCAGGGAAGAACTTCTGCTAGATACGTCATATGAGAATTATGAAATGGATTATACATCAGAGGAATTGGCCAAACAAAGTGGGATTCTCACACTGGTTACATCTGCAAGAACATGTTCGTTGATGAAAGGCTGCAATGTTGACTTCTCAATGTTTTTTTCTGGTGTCTTTATGCTGTCTGTCTTGCTACCGAGTACGCTGTTACTTTCGTTTTGAAGAAGTACATGTGCTCTCACCTGCTTGTGAGATAACAAGCATAACATCAGGTTATTTCCACAAGACGAAATGGAAAGATACTGGATAAAGCTGCAACACTTTCTAAATACCTGTTTTTCAGCTTCCAAGGTTGCTTCATAACTTTGTAATGCGGTCTCTAGAGCTCTAAATGTACGGTTTCTACTCCAGAATGATGCGAAGGTATACCTAATCCTTCCTGAAAATTTAGGCACATGCTCAACCGAAAGATACTCTTGATAGTTTTCCAGCATGGAAGCTGAAAAAACATGAcacatatgttatatctaggAGGTATTGAGATGTTGCTGTGTCTGCTACTGGTTTATTTGTACAGGACTACAGGAGTACTTCATCTTGAAAATGGTACAACCAAGATCTCTGGTTGAATTTTTCAGAAATCTGACCGAATCCATAAGGCCTACCTTTCCAATTGGGTGTGTGTTTGTATAACTTATTAAGATTGTGCCATGAAAGATGATTTACCATTTTGACTGCATGAACGAGGTGTTCCATGTCCACCTGCACCAGCATTAAGAAAAATAGTAATGGCTGGGTTGATAAGAGAATGCTGGCTTCTTTTTATCTGCAGGATAAATTTGTTTGTATGTCAGATCTttcaaccaaaagaaagcagAGAATAAAGCCAGAAAAGGGCTACATGGGTTGCCTACCTCGTCTATGTCCTGTAATGGAATAATCACCTGAAAAATGCAAATATTGGAGAATGAACTCATGAAAAACCACTCTAAAATTTCTTGTCACCAATTTCATACTGTTATCTATTGGTTTTGGTACCTTATTTGTGCCATAACAACTAAACTTTTACATATTTTCTGAGCCAGATGAGATGAAACTATGATTTGCCTTGCTCATCATTTACAGCTCTTAATCTGAAAAATCATTTACAACTGTCCAAGGACCATTTTTGGATTGAAGAAATCTCAAAAGAGCCTAATGCATATTTCATCTTCAATCAGTTTATGACTAAGTATCGAGTATCTACTAAGAACTTGGCAGGAACAATTTCAGAAGATTCGCTTACATTCAATTGTTTGGAGAATACGTTAGAGCGGAAGCACAGATGCCATTGAGAGATGTACATACGGCCATGGTACAAGAGACACCTCTCCAGAGCACAGGAGTAACTTTGGTGAACAATCTACAAGCATAAGGATAAATCGGGTGTGTCAAAATTATTGCATGTTTGCATACGACATTATAATTGTCAAGAATAAGTACTTCATCATGAGGAAGTTTATATATGGTTTGCAGAGGACCAATGCCTTCAATCATCTCTCGGTGTTGCTTCTTCAGTATCATCTTTCTTGGGGACTCAGCTCCAGTAAATTCTTCAAAGGAGCTGGAAAATACAATTAAATGGGGATGATGTTTACATTCAGAAACACTGCTCCAGTCATTCCAAAACAAACAAGGTTACCTATCAGAATCTGGGAATGCTTTAGTTGAACGAAGACGCAAGCAGATCTGCAACCAGATGTTTTTGGCATTGTAAATACATGCTGAAATTCAATTGAATTATTAAGATGGTGGCAAATGTAACAAAGCACTCAACCGCAAAGCTTTCATAGAGTCATGTCTTACCTGACCAAATTTGCTGTCCAGTTCATACCAACTAGCCCCAGTTTCGTCTTCACTGAGAACAGCTATAGTTACAGATCCaataactttgcatttgcatgcAGTATCCCAATCATATATAGTTATGGTTACCTATGCAGAAAGTAACAAGACGTCCCATTTAATTAGTCTTTACGATTCTGGCATcaaatatttagaaaaaaaggacATTCGTTTTCGATGTTCTcaactttgttttttttttatgaaagcCAGATGCTCCCAATTTTCCATTCAGTATTTTGGGCCTAGCTGTGGGGTGGGGATAGGAAACATTCTGAACCACATGAAGTAAATTGTAGTTTACCCTTGTAATTTCGTTAAATTCATACAATTTATTCCATGTTAATCTTACTTGAATATTAATCATTGGCAGGTCACGTCGATATTATCCTGATGAGACAAGAAACGTGCCTTCAGAGAAGCGCTATGATGCTGCATCTGCGCAGCAATGCACGCCCTGTACTCCCAAGCTCATTATGCTGCTCGCTGATGCTACTTTATATAACTTTCTGCTGGGTGTTGGTCACTACTTAAATCGTGATTTGGAGCTTAGTTTACTCAGTGCCCATAAGGACCACTACTTGTAGTGGGGTTGGGGTGGTATGAGCTGGGGAGGAAAAAAATTCTGCAACATGATCATGACGCAGCAAAGCGCCGCCTTTTGAATTTTTTCATGTACTTGGAATCTAAATTCTCAAAGTTCAGCAGCAAAAGGAAGCGATTTTCTCTGTTCTTGGAAGGTTCTAAGCAAGTCTGCAGGGACTAAGAGGGCTGACAATATAGTAGACTACTACAGTGGCAAAGCAATAGTTTTGTATCCGAACAAGGCTGGCGTACACCCTGGTCCATCTCTAACGGAGTTGCTGTTCTCTCACGCTTTTGGGGCAGACGGGCAGTGTGGATGAATGGCTTGGTTAACTCGTGTTGAGGCATCCATCATTTTGTTGGGAACCTGACATGTTCATGTTCATGATTGAACTGAGAGTCTCGGTGGCTGCAGACTCGAACGACGACTGCTTGTGTTGGGAGTACTGCAGGGTTGGCCGGTGAATGGAAATGGAAGTGAAGTGATCGATGGGTACAGTGGCTGTCACGTGGCCAGCAGTCACAGCACTTCGAAATTTCAAATGCAGCAGTGAGGAAGCTGGTGTTTGCTGTTACCTCTACAGGGAGTTGATCGACCAGGAAGTTGAACTCCTCTCCCCACAGAGGGTTTCTCGGGCTGGGCACCATGGAACTGCAGGATGCAGGAAGCCACCCTCACTCTTCGTTCAGAATCATTCAACGAGCTCAGCAACGATGATGCAAAAGATGGAGGGAGCGCCACGCACCTGAAGCGCTTCTGCTCGCCGCAGGAGATGACGGCGAAGGGATCGGAGCTGCCGTCCAAGTTGGCGCCGATCAGGTACTTGGCAGAGAGCAGCTCCAGCTGACAGCCCACAGACGAACACGTCAAGAACAACAGGTGCGTTGCAAATGCAATCGGCACATCGATCAGAGTtgccaatggggtcgatcgagATGGGTGTCTCTGCAATGCTGTGGATAAACTCGGAGCGGCAGTTACCTTGATGACGTAGCCGCCGGCGCCCGGGGCGCAAGAGATTTCGGAGAGCGGCGCTTTGCCCCTGGCGccgctccggccgcgccgcccggcaTCACGGTGGCAGGCTGCGGCCGCAGAGGGATGCGATGAGGAGGAGCCTGGCGAGTTGCttctgccgccgtcgccgccggccgtggccTTGGTGGCGTGCTGTTCCGACGTcaggaggaagaggacgagCGCGGCGATCAGCAGCGCCGTGGCGGAGATGGCGACCTCGGCCTCCCACAGCGACGGCAGGAGGAGGCCCAGCGCCCACGACAGGCACTGCCCCATCGCCACCACCCGGACCGGGCGCGAGAGCTCCGCCGATCcctcgcgcgcgcggccgggacGAGCCGAGGCTGCTGGTCGACGTCGATCGCTGGCACACGAAGCGCGCGCGACGGTGAGTTCTGGGAAACGGAGAGCGCAGGGAAGCCTGCCACGGCCGGTGCGCCGGGGCATTTAAAACGAGCCGGGCGCGGGCTCGTCGGTGGGAGAGCGAGCGCACGCAAGGCCGGctggcgccggcggggagccgAAAGCCAAAATGATTAGCAGGTAGGTGTGGTTTGGCTGGGAAACGGCGCGCTCCATGGCGTGCACTCCCTAGGCCAATTTTCAACTGGACGCGGGTTGTGCTGTGCACGTCGAGAATGTATATGATGCAAACCGCAAActtcgtgaaaacccgtgcaaaccagagtaaaaaagtcgtctaaatttaccaaaacaatcacacatgtagatgatatgatgatacacaaccttgtaaaatatcttgtccaaactcaacTTCatctgtgagatataaaaataacaaatttctaacaaatcatctggacagctttctggcttgaaatttgttatttttatatctcacaaaggaagtcgagtttggacaagatattttacaatattgtgtatcatcatatcatctacatgtgtgattttttggtgaatttagacgactttttttgccgtggtttgcacggattttcacgaagttgtggtttgcactagatatgttcccgTGCACGTCAGGTTCTCGCCTACGAGAAGTAGAAGAGGGGGAGCTGGTTGAACACGTGTCAGTCATGTTTATTCAGTTTCTATCTCCTAAAAAAATGTATTCGAGTGTCCGTTAGAGGTATGAATGTATGATGAAGACCTTCTTTTTTTAAGCACGGTACACGCAGACACTCATATTTCAAAGATATAAAAAGTGATTTATGTACTCATATTTCAGAGAAATAAAGATGACGATTCATGTGACGAGATATTGGACAGCGACTAACTCTATTGTTGCATACACAGCCATACGCCCTACGGTGGAATTTGGTCGATGCTAGTGGGCGTGTGAGTCAATTCGGAGCAACAAATAAAGCAAGTCTCAAAGCAACTAAAGCTCTCGCGGCAAACTGCTAGTGCTAGCTGCCGTGACACTAAACTAGGCGCTTCGCATCAGCTCGCCTGCTTAACATATTGGCCGGTAAAGGAGAGAACGTACTCCCACTACTCAATGAGACCCCAAATCCAATGATTAGCCAGGCTTACGATGGTGACTAGGCATCAAAGCTTACCACTTTCGAATTGATAGTCTGATGCACCAGTGCTGACTAGAGTGAAGTTGGATGATGGAGAAGATGATACCGTCTTGCTCTCGGACGTGGCTTGCGAGTTGTAAAGGATGGTGGCGGCGGGTGAAGGGAGGAGGACGAGAAAGAAAATTGAAGCGCCGTACGCTTTCGTAGAATCCAGTCGTTTCCCCCGGCTCCGGCCCGGCAATCATGAGATTCAGCACCGCACCaactcctcccccccccccttgaTTGCCCGGGGTTTGCCCGTGTAACTCCCTCCGATCgtctgctcaaaaaaaaaaactccctccGATCGTCAGCATCCGTCACCACCGGCAGACGCTCGCGACCGGTCCgaaccaaagaaaaaaaacatcccGGCTCGACCGGCCCGCTCGGGCCCATGCGTTCTTGCTACTCCGGCAGCGCCCCGCCCATATGCGGCCCGCGTTCCCCTGCAGACTtgagctgcagcctgcaggcatGGCTGCATCTCAGAGCAGCAGCCGGCGCTGACGAAGTTTTGAAGGATTAGACCAAATCTGCCGGACTAGTCTGAGTGCGCTCGCGTcgaggggcggcggggcgggtcgAGAGGTGGCCGCGCACACGACCGTCCGCTTCGCGGCGGCTGGTGTTTCCTGCTTGGCGATTGCGGGACGAGGCCGCCGCACCGGTAACGTACCTCGTACAGCCCCGCGCCCACACCGCACACGAGGTAGACgctgcgccgtcgccgcgctgaCCGCCCACTCCAGCTGCGTGCTTGTCATTTTGTTACCTAGTTCAGATGCCACGTACACTATTTCCGGTCGCGTTTGCCGTGGAGGATGTCGAAAGATGTTACTCAGCACTAACAAAGGTAAAAGGTCATGAGAAGCAAGTGACATCAAGGTGGTCGTGCGGAGTGGTTATCGGGCATGACTAGAAATCATGTGGGCTCTGCCCGCGCGCAGGTTCGAATCCTGCCGACCTCGTTTTTCTTTGTTTGCATAATCTTCATGAAAACCTCTTGCAGTCAACCAGATTTTTTGGGTTTATAAACAAACTTCACGAAGAAAGAACCGCTTCCATCCAACAGTCCACCCTCGCCGTCCTCGTCCTCTTCTCCATCAACTTTCAGTTTCAACATCTCCAGCATTCAATCGCCCCAACTTTAGCAAGCACCAGTAACGGACCAATTCACTTCAAATTTCCCCCGAACCGTGTACACAAAAATACTCTACCCGCCAGGCACCAAAACCTCCAAAATAATTGACTTCCAGGAATAAATGCACTCCCCGTCATCCCGCTCTGCTTGCTTGTTGACAGGATTCCACCGAGCTCTCCCGCAACAAAACAGACAGGCTACCCGAACGGGATCAACGCTTGAGCACTCCATTACCTGGTGCGATCAGGGACGTCACTCCTGCTTTATTACCTAAAAAAAACGGACGTCACTCCAGCAAGACACACACGGTTGGTTCTCGACGTCGCCAGAGACAAGAAACTGGCTCGTCATCGTCCTGCCTCGGAACGCGAGACGGGCAGGAGGAGGTCGGCTCATCGGGTAGGTTTCGGTTCCCGTGCAGTGCCATGGAGGCTCCTCTCTCGGCGCAGCGGCGGGAGGGCTCGTGGATCCAGCCGTCAAGGTGGTGCTCGTTCATCTTCATCGCGGGTGCAGCACGCGCAGCGAGCGAGTGATCCGTCACGGTTCTTAGTTTTGTATGTGAGGATCAGAGCTGCGAGGTCGCGGCTCTAGTTCTTCTAAGCGATTGCCGTGGCAAGAGTTGGTTCGTGAAATTCGTGAGCTGATTTGGTGCAGGGATGGTGGCAGGGCGCGACCAGgagtgcggtggcggcgcgcgcggggcggcctcctcctgtgcaggcagcccgccgccgcggaagcgccggcgccggtggtgcTGGTGCGGGAGCGCGCGCCGCGGGGGCGGAGGACGCCGCTCTGGCGCTCGACCCTCAAAGCAGTCGGtgtgcaagccggtgtgctctGGCGTCCGCGCCGACGccctgccg is drawn from Panicum virgatum strain AP13 chromosome 1N, P.virgatum_v5, whole genome shotgun sequence and contains these coding sequences:
- the LOC120656372 gene encoding BAG-associated GRAM protein 1-like, producing the protein MGQCLSWALGLLLPSLWEAEVAISATALLIAALVLFLLTSEQHATKATAGGDGGRSNSPGSSSSHPSAAAACHRDAGRRGRSGARGKAPLSEISCAPGAGGYVIKVTAAPSLSTALQRHPSRSTPLATLIDVPIAFATHLLFLTCSSVGCQLELLSAKYLIGANLDGSSDPFAVISCGEQKRFSSMVPSPRNPLWGEEFNFLVDQLPVEVTITIYDWDTACKCKVIGSVTIAVLSEDETGASWYELDSKFGQICLRLRSTKAFPDSDSSFEEFTGAESPRKMILKKQHREMIEGIGPLQTIYKLPHDEIVHQSYSCALERCLLYHGRMYISQWHLCFRSNVFSKQLNVIIPLQDIDEIKRSQHSLINPAITIFLNAGAGGHGTPRSCSQNGRIRYTFASFWSRNRTFRALETALQSYEATLEAEKQVRAHVLLQNESNSVLGSKTDSIKTPEKNIEKSTLQPFINEHVLADVTSKFFPGTTEKFFSTILGDNSMFFQQYRDARKDTDLKLSKWCASEEYGGRVREVTFRSQCHSPLCPPDTAVTEWQHASFSKDKRNLIYETKHQAHDVPFGSYFEIHCRWSLTTSSSTCQINIKIGVNMKKWCILQSRIKSGATDEYRREVCKILEAACDYFLKSESNIHDSDEIVMASSP